In Bacillota bacterium, the DNA window ATCCGGATGGTGGTGGACTTGCCGGCACCATTGGGACCAATGAAGCCGAAGACCTCCCCTTCCTCCACCGTCAAGTTCACATTTTCTACTCCCCTGACGGAGCCATAATACTTCGTCAGATCCACCGTCTCAATGACCGCCAAGGACACCGCCTCCTTCATTTCAAAAGGACGTTCAGTCTAGATGCTCAGGCCCCCTCTGCACCGTTTCCGGGAAGATCCTTACAGGCCACCACCGAAACCCCAAGGCCCAACAGATCCGGTACCACCACATCCCCCATAGCGAGTGGAGGCTCCACCTTAAGATCCCGCAGATACTCCATGGCGGTAAGAAGCATTCCCTTAGGGATGGTACCTTGGGTCTTCACCGGCAAGCGGGCCCTTGTGCCCCGTACCGCCACCGTGGTAGTTAAGATCCGTCGGGGATTAGTCATCTCTTCCCGAGCGTATTGCACCCCCCGGGGACACTGGTTACCCTGGACCACCAGCTCCTCACCCGGTATGATCTCCAGCTGGCAACCGATGGGACAGACGATACAGATTTTACGTATAGACTGCCTCATGACAACGCCTCCAATCCCACTTCCACTTGGTCAAACTCCATCAACTGGGCGGCCTCCTGGGCACTGATGGGGAGCCGCAGCATTTCGCTTGGTCTCACGGGTCCCTTGACCACCGTCTTATCCCCGATCCGGATCCGTACCCGGCGTTGGGGCGCTGCCACCCGCAGGTACAGATGGAAATCCTCCGGGATCGAAAGCCGTTGGGGCACCACATAGCGAATCCCACTTCCGGGAAGCAGCCTGGTACCACTGGTACTGCCCAGCCCCAAGGCCGCCGCCCGCCCGGCGATGGCTGCCTCTTCACTGACGTAGTCCACCAGGTCGTGGACATGGAGCACGTTGCCACAGGCATAGATCCCAGGTACA includes these proteins:
- a CDS encoding DUF1667 domain-containing protein, encoding MRQSIRKICIVCPIGCQLEIIPGEELVVQGNQCPRGVQYAREEMTNPRRILTTTVAVRGTRARLPVKTQGTIPKGMLLTAMEYLRDLKVEPPLAMGDVVVPDLLGLGVSVVACKDLPGNGAEGA